One stretch of Streptomyces sp. R21 DNA includes these proteins:
- a CDS encoding DUF3817 domain-containing protein — MDIKTATALRRLRLVSAPEAVSFLLLLVCSVLKRTTDFNAVPVMGAIHGVLFILYVIFWADAWNRTKWAPKTAALYFVLSVLPTGGFFAERKLKREAEDAVIASRARREGVVAS; from the coding sequence GTGGACATAAAGACCGCCACCGCCCTCCGCCGCCTCCGCCTGGTCTCGGCCCCCGAGGCCGTCTCCTTCCTGCTGCTGCTCGTCTGCTCGGTGCTGAAGCGGACCACGGACTTCAACGCGGTGCCCGTGATGGGCGCGATCCACGGTGTCCTCTTCATCCTGTACGTGATCTTCTGGGCGGACGCCTGGAACCGCACCAAGTGGGCCCCGAAGACCGCGGCCCTGTACTTCGTCCTGTCCGTCCTGCCCACCGGCGGCTTCTTCGCCGAGCGCAAGCTCAAGCGTGAGGCCGAGGACGCGGTCATCGCCTCCCGCGCCCGCCGTGAGGGAGTGGTGGCGTCGTGA
- a CDS encoding glycoside hydrolase family 6 protein, translating to MSRLIRTFATLAALGLAAGCSSAPGVDEASVARDTSQRTTPAGQSPFWVDPSSSAAQQIQMWQRQGRTKDAQFLKRIADQPAALWPAGDDPAGTIRAATAAAAQEKRTALFVAYNIPHRDCGQHSAGGAYDADNYRDWIGKFADALGDSKALVVLEPDAVAHMVDGCTPGEYHEEREQLLAEAIVRLKRQPHTKVYLDAGNPAWIEDPWKLVEPLKRAGVEQADGFSLNVSNFQTDTATKKYGVRLSQDLGGKHFVVDTSRNGRGPLRGDRSDAWCNPPGRALGTRPTTDTGEPALDAYLWIKRPGESDGQCRGGPAAGQWWPDYALGLARNSRA from the coding sequence ATGTCCCGGCTGATCCGTACCTTCGCGACGCTCGCGGCGCTCGGGCTCGCGGCGGGCTGCTCGTCCGCGCCAGGCGTCGACGAGGCCTCCGTCGCCCGGGACACCTCACAAAGGACGACGCCCGCCGGGCAGTCCCCCTTCTGGGTCGACCCGTCGAGCTCCGCCGCCCAGCAGATCCAGATGTGGCAGCGGCAGGGCCGTACGAAGGACGCGCAGTTCCTCAAGCGGATCGCGGACCAGCCGGCCGCGCTGTGGCCCGCGGGCGACGACCCGGCGGGGACCATCAGGGCCGCGACCGCGGCGGCGGCCCAGGAGAAGCGGACGGCACTGTTCGTCGCGTACAACATCCCGCACCGGGACTGCGGCCAGCACTCGGCGGGCGGGGCGTACGACGCCGACAACTACCGTGACTGGATCGGGAAGTTCGCCGACGCGCTCGGCGACAGCAAGGCCCTCGTCGTCCTCGAACCCGACGCGGTCGCGCACATGGTGGACGGCTGCACCCCGGGCGAATACCACGAGGAGCGTGAGCAGTTGCTCGCCGAGGCCATCGTCCGGCTGAAGCGGCAGCCGCACACCAAGGTGTACCTGGACGCGGGCAACCCCGCGTGGATCGAGGACCCCTGGAAGCTCGTCGAACCCCTCAAGCGCGCGGGCGTCGAGCAGGCCGACGGCTTCTCGCTGAACGTCTCCAACTTCCAGACGGACACGGCCACGAAGAAGTACGGCGTCCGCCTCTCCCAGGACCTCGGCGGCAAGCACTTCGTCGTCGACACCAGCCGCAACGGCAGGGGCCCGCTGCGCGGCGACCGCAGCGATGCCTGGTGCAACCCGCCGGGCCGGGCCCTCGGCACCCGCCCGACCACGGACACCGGCGAGCCCGCCCTCGACGCCTACCTGTGGATCAAGCGGCCGGGCGAGTCGGACGGGCAGTGCCGGGGCGGACCGGCGGCGGGACAGTGGTGGCCTGACTACGCCTTGGGGCTGGCACGCAACTCCAGGGCGTAG
- a CDS encoding MarR family winged helix-turn-helix transcriptional regulator, producing the protein METETATRWLTDAEQCAWRTHLEVNRLLMHQLERDLQPFGLTMNDYEILVNLSESEGVRMRMSDLASATLQSKSRLSHQITRMENADLVRRENCESDRRGLYAVLTEHGRETMKKVAPHHVASVRRHFIDLTSPEALEDLHKSLRPIAEHLRGQRGKP; encoded by the coding sequence ATGGAGACCGAGACGGCCACGCGCTGGCTGACCGATGCGGAGCAGTGCGCCTGGCGCACCCACCTGGAGGTCAACAGGCTGTTGATGCACCAGCTCGAGAGGGACTTGCAGCCATTCGGGCTGACAATGAACGACTACGAGATCCTGGTGAATCTCTCCGAGTCGGAGGGCGTACGGATGCGGATGAGTGACCTCGCGTCCGCGACCCTCCAGTCCAAGAGCCGGCTCTCGCATCAGATCACCCGCATGGAGAACGCGGATCTGGTCCGCCGCGAGAACTGCGAGTCCGACCGCCGAGGGCTCTACGCGGTCCTCACCGAGCACGGCAGGGAGACGATGAAGAAGGTCGCGCCACACCATGTGGCGTCCGTCCGCAGGCACTTCATCGACCTCACCTCCCCCGAGGCCCTGGAAGACCTCCACAAGTCGCTGCGCCCGATCGCGGAACACCTGCGCGGGCAGCGGGGCAAGCCGTAG
- a CDS encoding AIM24 family protein — MSAYGTPGGPVIHDPMTLPVDDNVNKYTFCVELKGSQWFLQKGKMIAYYGTMEFNGIGYGRLDRLVRTSFHSPLHASDWVVAEGSGKMLLADRAFDVNSYDLEDGNLTIRSGNLLAFQPTLALKQSIVPGFLTLIGTGKFVAASNGPVVFMEPPIRVDPQALVGWADCPSPCHHYDHGYLTGVMGGLRAMTGLGGASGEEHQFEFVGAGTVLLQSTETLMAEQATGAVPQQAGVPGGGGVPGQQGQQAGAPRLPGQLGDLQRRFGL, encoded by the coding sequence GTGAGCGCGTACGGGACTCCTGGCGGCCCGGTGATCCACGACCCGATGACGCTGCCGGTCGACGACAACGTCAACAAGTACACCTTCTGCGTGGAGCTCAAGGGGAGCCAGTGGTTCCTGCAGAAGGGCAAGATGATCGCGTACTACGGCACGATGGAGTTCAACGGCATCGGGTACGGCCGACTCGACCGCCTGGTGCGCACATCGTTCCATTCGCCTCTGCACGCGAGCGACTGGGTCGTCGCGGAGGGCTCGGGCAAGATGCTCCTCGCCGACCGGGCCTTCGATGTGAATTCCTACGACCTCGAAGACGGCAACCTGACCATTCGCTCCGGCAACTTGCTCGCTTTTCAGCCAACTCTCGCGCTTAAGCAATCGATCGTGCCGGGCTTTCTGACACTGATCGGAACCGGCAAGTTCGTGGCGGCATCAAACGGCCCGGTGGTGTTCATGGAGCCGCCGATCCGGGTGGACCCGCAGGCGCTCGTCGGCTGGGCGGACTGCCCCTCGCCGTGCCACCACTACGACCACGGGTATCTGACGGGCGTAATGGGCGGTCTACGTGCGATGACGGGCCTCGGCGGGGCCTCCGGGGAGGAGCACCAGTTCGAGTTCGTGGGAGCGGGTACGGTGCTGCTCCAGTCGACCGAGACACTCATGGCCGAGCAGGCCACGGGGGCGGTCCCGCAGCAGGCCGGCGTACCGGGCGGCGGCGGGGTGCCCGGTCAGCAGGGACAGCAGGCAGGTGCACCGCGCCTTCCCGGACAGCTGGGGGACCTCCAGCGTCGCTTCGGGCTGTGA
- a CDS encoding AIM24 family protein, whose protein sequence is MPFREVNSKMIEATVAPGQRLFSQRGAMLAYRGEVSFTPNVQGGQGGVMSMLGRRLANEATPLMTVEGSGTVFFGHGGHHIEVINLSGDTLYVEADRLLAFDGTLQQGTMFLGSQGGVMGMVRGQVSGQGLFTTTLKGHGAVAVMAHGGVFEIPITPQRPVHVDPQAYVAHHGDVRNKLSTALGWRDMVGRGSGEAFQLELSGSGAVYVQASEEKL, encoded by the coding sequence ATGCCCTTCCGTGAGGTCAACTCCAAGATGATCGAGGCGACCGTCGCCCCCGGTCAGCGCCTGTTCAGTCAGCGCGGCGCGATGCTCGCCTACAGGGGCGAGGTCTCCTTCACGCCCAACGTCCAGGGCGGTCAGGGCGGGGTCATGTCGATGCTCGGCCGCCGCCTGGCGAACGAGGCCACACCGCTGATGACGGTGGAGGGCAGCGGCACGGTCTTCTTCGGGCACGGCGGCCACCACATCGAGGTGATCAACCTGAGCGGCGACACCCTGTACGTGGAGGCGGACCGCCTGCTCGCCTTCGACGGCACACTCCAGCAGGGGACGATGTTCCTGGGCTCGCAGGGCGGCGTCATGGGCATGGTGCGCGGCCAGGTCTCCGGCCAGGGGCTGTTCACGACCACCCTCAAGGGGCACGGCGCGGTCGCCGTCATGGCGCACGGGGGCGTCTTCGAGATCCCGATCACCCCGCAGCGCCCGGTGCACGTCGACCCACAGGCGTACGTCGCCCATCACGGGGACGTGCGCAACAAGCTGTCCACGGCGCTGGGCTGGCGCGACATGGTGGGCCGCGGCTCCGGCGAGGCGTTCCAGCTGGAGCTGAGCGGCAGCGGTGCGGTGTACGTCCAGGCCTCGGAGGAGAAACTGTGA
- a CDS encoding galactose oxidase-like domain-containing protein, with translation MAYQPSKKTKKTVLGIGGIAMLAGLNAPAVMGFAGEKYHEYKIAQPGYMAKYGSWSNVDIPRKYRTNAIHAALLHTGKVLIVAGSGNEQKKFDKGSFDTVLWDPKTDTFKKIPTPDDFFCSGHAQLPSGRMLVAGGTARYEQLDGEVKRAGGGMRVKNENPDKAMVLKKGTRFRSPAGVEYVSRFAVTIPKAKRTQAITYNSRGVMQPWKTKVTASEARVFVEATEDGPLSETDKQAQYEIVGLKGKDADNTYGLSEKITLDKQDFQGIRAAYEFDPVAEKYIPVDPMEKARWYPTLVGLDDGRVLAVSGLDDVGMIDPGDNEIYDPATKKWTPGPKRYFPTYPALFLTKGGKLFYPASNAGYGPADQGREAGLWDLKTNKFEKVPGLRDADETETSASLLLPPAQDQKVMILGGGGVGESKKATPRTAVVDLKKDNPTFEDGPNLPQGTRYLNSVIMPDDSVFTTNGSTDYRGRSASNILKAQFYDPRANAFHTAASPRVGRNYHSEALLLPDGRVATFGSDPLYDDQQNTKLGHFEQRMEIFTPPALHKNGKNRPVLGAGPQELDATHRATFATEHPERVVKARLMRPSAVTHTTDVEQRSIELGLTKTGHSVTVDVPTDRALVPPGWYMLFVTDAQGTPSEAKWIQVR, from the coding sequence ATGGCCTACCAGCCCTCGAAGAAGACCAAGAAGACCGTGCTCGGCATCGGCGGCATCGCGATGCTCGCCGGCCTCAACGCCCCGGCCGTGATGGGCTTCGCCGGCGAGAAGTACCACGAGTACAAGATCGCCCAGCCCGGCTACATGGCGAAGTACGGCTCCTGGAGCAACGTCGACATCCCCAGGAAGTACCGCACCAACGCCATCCACGCGGCCCTGCTGCACACCGGCAAGGTGCTGATCGTCGCGGGCTCGGGCAACGAGCAGAAGAAGTTCGACAAGGGATCCTTCGACACCGTCCTGTGGGACCCGAAGACCGACACCTTCAAGAAGATCCCCACCCCGGACGACTTCTTCTGCTCCGGGCACGCCCAACTCCCCAGCGGCAGAATGCTGGTGGCCGGCGGCACCGCCCGCTACGAACAGCTCGACGGCGAGGTCAAACGCGCCGGCGGCGGCATGCGCGTGAAGAACGAGAACCCCGACAAGGCCATGGTCCTGAAGAAGGGAACCCGTTTCCGCTCGCCCGCCGGCGTCGAGTACGTCAGCCGGTTCGCCGTGACGATCCCCAAGGCCAAGCGCACACAGGCGATCACGTACAACAGCCGGGGCGTCATGCAGCCCTGGAAGACCAAGGTCACCGCGAGCGAGGCCCGCGTCTTCGTCGAGGCCACCGAGGACGGGCCGCTGTCCGAGACCGACAAACAGGCCCAGTACGAGATCGTCGGCCTGAAGGGCAAGGACGCCGACAACACGTACGGCCTCTCCGAGAAGATCACCCTGGACAAGCAGGACTTCCAGGGGATCAGAGCGGCCTACGAGTTCGACCCCGTCGCCGAGAAGTACATCCCCGTCGACCCGATGGAGAAGGCCCGCTGGTACCCGACCCTCGTCGGCCTCGACGACGGCCGCGTGCTGGCGGTCTCCGGCCTCGACGACGTCGGCATGATCGACCCCGGCGACAACGAGATCTACGACCCGGCGACCAAGAAGTGGACGCCCGGCCCCAAGCGCTACTTCCCCACCTACCCCGCGCTGTTCCTCACCAAGGGCGGAAAGCTCTTCTACCCCGCGTCCAACGCCGGTTACGGGCCCGCCGACCAGGGCCGCGAGGCGGGCCTGTGGGACCTGAAGACCAACAAGTTCGAGAAGGTCCCGGGGCTGCGGGACGCCGACGAGACGGAGACCTCCGCCTCCCTGCTGCTGCCACCGGCCCAGGACCAGAAGGTGATGATCCTGGGCGGCGGAGGCGTCGGCGAGTCCAAGAAGGCGACCCCGCGCACCGCCGTGGTCGACCTCAAGAAGGACAACCCCACCTTCGAGGACGGCCCCAACCTCCCCCAGGGCACGCGCTATCTGAACAGCGTGATCATGCCGGACGACTCCGTCTTCACCACGAACGGCTCCACGGACTACCGCGGCCGCAGCGCCAGCAACATCCTCAAGGCGCAGTTCTACGACCCCAGGGCCAACGCCTTCCACACGGCCGCCTCACCCCGGGTGGGCCGCAACTACCACTCCGAGGCGCTGCTCCTGCCCGACGGACGCGTCGCCACCTTCGGCTCCGACCCGCTCTACGACGACCAGCAGAACACCAAGCTGGGCCACTTCGAGCAGCGCATGGAGATCTTCACCCCGCCCGCCCTCCACAAGAACGGCAAGAACCGCCCGGTCCTGGGCGCCGGGCCGCAGGAACTCGACGCCACGCACCGCGCGACCTTCGCCACCGAGCACCCCGAACGGGTGGTCAAGGCCCGCCTGATGCGGCCCAGCGCGGTCACGCACACGACGGACGTCGAGCAGCGCTCCATCGAACTCGGCCTCACGAAGACCGGCCACTCGGTCACCGTCGACGTACCGACGGACCGGGCGCTGGTGCCGCCGGGCTGGTACATGCTCTTCGTGACGGACGCGCAGGGTACGCCGTCCGAGGCCAAGTGGATCCAGGTCAGGTGA
- a CDS encoding glycosyltransferase family 2 protein has protein sequence MRPEGYDYDTYSRLAGPLTEPSGAAYRVQYTKLLSGEPHRIRAVLLMTLAPILTGVLLVYLVWPTHWVEREGGERWLVGLDVAMLIAIGLIELFMVVNVMSIAHATLVARDPVPVTPEPGTRVAFLTTYVPGKEPLSMVRATLEGAVKVTHTGPLDVWLLDEGDDPQAKALCAELGVRHFTRFGVPEWNRPKGVHKTRTKHGNYNAWLAMHGDGYDYFASVDTDHVPLPNFLERMMGYFRDPDIAFVVGPQVYGNYETPVTKAAESQQFLFHALIQRAGNRYRAPMFVGTNNVVRISALKQIGGLYDSITEDMATGFELHRHRNPRTRKHWRSVYTPDVLAVGEGPASWTDFFTQQMRWSRGTYETLFKQYWKAPFTMPPGRLFSYTLMLVYYPMTAVNWLLGILSCFLFLWFGASGTQVAASVWLMLYSDAAALQIGLYLWNRRHNVSPHEPEGSGGLAGMGMSALSAPIYLKSLGAALTRRPSRFVVTPKGGDASPDRLMTFRIHLFWAGVLAVSLVASFYLDHTHAAMRTWAVLAMAISLAPVAVWILTLVKERRARAALRTTARLVEPTEPALATGGTTTTVTRSTTGGN, from the coding sequence GTGCGGCCGGAGGGCTACGACTACGACACCTACAGCCGACTCGCCGGACCACTGACGGAGCCGTCCGGCGCGGCCTACCGGGTGCAGTACACCAAGCTCCTCTCGGGCGAGCCGCACCGAATACGCGCGGTCCTCCTGATGACGCTCGCCCCGATCCTCACCGGCGTCCTCCTCGTCTACCTGGTCTGGCCCACCCACTGGGTGGAGCGCGAGGGCGGCGAACGCTGGCTCGTGGGGCTCGACGTCGCGATGCTCATAGCCATCGGCCTCATCGAGCTGTTCATGGTCGTCAACGTCATGAGCATCGCCCACGCCACGCTGGTCGCCCGCGACCCCGTTCCGGTCACCCCGGAACCCGGCACCCGCGTCGCCTTCCTCACCACGTACGTCCCCGGCAAGGAACCCCTCTCCATGGTCCGCGCCACCCTGGAGGGCGCGGTCAAGGTCACCCACACCGGCCCGCTGGACGTATGGCTCCTCGACGAGGGGGACGACCCCCAGGCCAAGGCGCTCTGCGCGGAACTCGGCGTACGGCACTTCACCCGGTTCGGCGTCCCGGAGTGGAACCGCCCCAAGGGCGTCCACAAGACCCGTACGAAGCACGGCAATTACAACGCCTGGCTCGCGATGCACGGCGACGGCTACGACTACTTCGCCTCCGTCGACACCGACCACGTCCCGCTCCCGAACTTCCTGGAGCGGATGATGGGTTATTTCCGGGACCCCGACATCGCGTTCGTCGTGGGACCGCAGGTCTACGGCAACTACGAGACCCCCGTCACCAAGGCTGCCGAGTCCCAGCAGTTCCTCTTCCACGCGCTGATCCAGCGCGCCGGCAACCGCTACCGCGCGCCCATGTTCGTCGGCACCAACAACGTCGTGCGCATCTCCGCCCTCAAGCAGATCGGCGGACTGTACGACTCGATCACCGAGGACATGGCCACCGGCTTCGAACTGCACCGGCACCGCAACCCGAGGACCAGGAAGCACTGGCGCTCCGTCTACACCCCCGACGTCCTCGCCGTCGGTGAGGGCCCGGCCTCATGGACGGACTTCTTCACCCAGCAGATGCGCTGGTCGCGCGGCACCTACGAGACGCTGTTCAAGCAGTACTGGAAGGCACCGTTCACGATGCCGCCCGGCCGGCTCTTCTCGTACACGCTGATGCTGGTCTACTACCCGATGACAGCCGTCAACTGGCTGCTGGGCATCCTCAGTTGCTTCCTCTTCCTCTGGTTCGGCGCGTCCGGCACCCAGGTCGCCGCCTCCGTCTGGCTGATGCTCTACAGCGACGCCGCGGCCCTCCAGATCGGGCTGTACCTGTGGAACCGGCGGCACAACGTCTCCCCGCACGAACCCGAGGGCTCCGGCGGCCTCGCCGGGATGGGGATGTCCGCGCTGTCGGCGCCCATCTACCTCAAGTCGCTGGGCGCCGCCCTGACCCGCCGCCCCAGCCGGTTCGTGGTCACCCCGAAGGGCGGCGACGCCAGCCCCGACCGCCTGATGACGTTCCGCATCCATCTGTTCTGGGCGGGGGTCCTCGCGGTCTCCCTGGTCGCCTCGTTCTACCTCGACCACACCCACGCGGCCATGCGCACCTGGGCGGTCCTGGCCATGGCGATCTCGCTGGCGCCGGTCGCCGTGTGGATCCTGACGCTGGTCAAGGAGCGCAGGGCCAGGGCGGCGCTGCGGACCACCGCACGCCTGGTCGAGCCCACGGAACCCGCGCTCGCGACGGGCGGCACCACGACCACGGTCACCCGCTCCACGACAGGAGGCAACTAG
- a CDS encoding MTH1187 family thiamine-binding protein — MIVAFSVTPLGVGEDVGEYVADAVRVVRESGLPNRTDAMFTSIEGEWDEVMDVVKRAVAAVEERAPRVSLVLKADIRPSVTDGLTSKVETVERHLSA, encoded by the coding sequence GTGATCGTCGCCTTCTCCGTGACGCCGCTCGGTGTCGGCGAGGACGTGGGGGAGTACGTCGCCGACGCCGTCCGGGTCGTGCGCGAGTCGGGGCTGCCGAACCGCACCGACGCGATGTTCACCTCGATCGAAGGCGAATGGGACGAGGTGATGGACGTGGTCAAGCGCGCCGTCGCCGCAGTCGAGGAGCGGGCGCCGCGCGTCTCCCTCGTCCTGAAGGCGGACATCCGCCCCAGTGTGACCGACGGCCTCACCTCCAAGGTCGAGACGGTGGAGCGGCACCTGTCCGCGTAG
- a CDS encoding AIM24 family protein encodes MFRLQGSKVLAVDMTGDAVKAKNGSMVAYDGQMAFKKLSGGGEGIRGMVTRRLTGEQMVMMEVKGQGTCWFADRASEINLVSLQGDKLYVESSNLLAADAGLRTGTTFTGLRGASQGNGLFTTTVEGHGQAAIMSDGPAVVLRVSAQYPLTVDPGAYIAHQGNVRQSLQSGVTFRTLMGEGGGEAFQMRFEGDGLVYVQPSERNTIAGDV; translated from the coding sequence ATGTTCCGACTCCAAGGCAGCAAGGTCCTGGCCGTCGACATGACCGGGGACGCCGTGAAGGCGAAGAACGGCTCAATGGTGGCGTACGACGGGCAGATGGCCTTCAAGAAGCTCAGCGGCGGCGGTGAGGGGATCCGGGGGATGGTGACCCGGCGGCTCACCGGCGAACAGATGGTGATGATGGAGGTGAAGGGGCAGGGCACGTGCTGGTTCGCGGACCGGGCCTCCGAGATCAACCTGGTGAGTCTCCAGGGGGACAAGCTGTACGTCGAGTCGAGCAACCTGCTCGCGGCGGACGCCGGCCTGCGCACGGGCACGACCTTCACGGGACTGCGCGGCGCCTCGCAGGGCAACGGGCTGTTCACGACGACGGTCGAGGGGCACGGCCAGGCGGCGATCATGTCCGACGGCCCGGCGGTGGTGCTGCGGGTGAGCGCGCAGTACCCGCTGACGGTCGACCCGGGGGCGTACATCGCGCACCAGGGCAATGTGCGGCAGTCCCTCCAATCCGGTGTGACGTTCCGCACGTTGATGGGGGAGGGCGGCGGCGAGGCCTTCCAGATGCGGTTCGAGGGGGACGGGCTGGTGTACGTACAGCCGAGCGAGCGGAACACGATCGCGGGGGATGTGTGA
- a CDS encoding MFS transporter — MSAPSARPSYAAVLRIPHARRTFAIALTGRLAYGIVSLSVMLTVTRATGSYALAGTVMALFGALTVVLSPARAALVDRHGPRRALVPLALLFAGLLGTLAAVAWRPGAPPLLVAALAVAAGAFPPPLGPTMRSVWSELAPDKQLLQRAYSLDGVAEELLFVSGPLLVGAVVQVAPPAAGVALSALLVAAGTIAFVGSPPVRSVQPAGAKAKSAKAARRGGARALAGPVLVAAGVGLALGGIDLLVLAFAGERHQGDDTVAWVLAALSAGSAVGGLLNGAVHWRIGARVRLSLTAVGLGLATALAGLAPGLGTLMAAVACAGFFVAPALTTAYLVADEAAGDGLRTQAGAWVNTAVNAGTSGGAAAMGLLVGRAPLALCFAASGAVALVVAAGAAWDARRAPVPRRAQPSEPAAAVYEEMATPTR, encoded by the coding sequence ATGTCTGCGCCCTCCGCGCGGCCCTCGTACGCCGCCGTCCTCCGCATTCCGCACGCCCGCCGCACCTTTGCCATCGCCCTCACCGGCAGACTGGCGTACGGCATCGTCTCCCTCTCCGTGATGCTCACCGTCACCCGGGCCACCGGGTCCTACGCCCTCGCGGGAACGGTCATGGCGCTCTTCGGTGCCCTGACCGTCGTTCTGTCGCCGGCCCGGGCGGCCCTCGTCGACCGGCACGGCCCGCGCCGCGCCCTCGTCCCGCTCGCCCTCCTCTTCGCCGGGCTCCTCGGGACGCTCGCCGCGGTCGCCTGGCGGCCGGGCGCACCGCCGCTCCTGGTGGCCGCCCTGGCCGTCGCCGCGGGCGCGTTCCCGCCCCCGCTCGGCCCCACGATGCGCTCCGTGTGGAGCGAACTCGCGCCCGACAAGCAGCTGTTGCAGCGCGCGTACAGCCTCGACGGGGTCGCCGAGGAGCTGCTGTTCGTCTCCGGCCCGCTCCTGGTCGGCGCCGTGGTCCAGGTCGCGCCCCCGGCGGCGGGGGTGGCGCTGAGCGCGCTGCTCGTCGCCGCCGGGACCATCGCCTTCGTCGGCTCGCCGCCCGTACGGAGCGTGCAGCCCGCCGGGGCGAAGGCGAAGTCCGCGAAGGCCGCCCGTCGCGGCGGCGCCCGCGCGCTCGCGGGACCCGTCCTGGTGGCGGCCGGTGTCGGACTCGCCCTGGGCGGCATCGACCTGTTGGTGCTGGCCTTCGCCGGGGAACGCCACCAGGGCGACGACACGGTGGCCTGGGTGCTCGCCGCACTGTCGGCGGGCAGCGCGGTCGGCGGGCTGCTCAACGGCGCCGTCCACTGGCGTATCGGCGCTCGGGTCCGGCTGTCGCTCACGGCCGTCGGCCTCGGTCTCGCCACGGCCCTCGCCGGCCTCGCCCCGGGTCTCGGCACGCTGATGGCGGCGGTGGCCTGCGCGGGGTTCTTCGTCGCCCCGGCCCTGACCACCGCCTACCTGGTCGCCGACGAGGCCGCCGGGGACGGCCTGCGCACCCAGGCCGGCGCATGGGTCAACACCGCGGTCAACGCCGGTACTTCGGGCGGCGCCGCGGCCATGGGTCTGCTGGTCGGGCGGGCACCACTCGCCCTGTGCTTCGCCGCCTCGGGCGCCGTGGCGCTCGTAGTGGCGGCAGGGGCCGCCTGGGACGCACGCCGGGCGCCCGTCCCGCGCCGGGCTCAGCCGAGTGAGCCCGCCGCAGCGGTGTACGAGGAGATGGCGACGCCCACCCGCTGA